The proteins below come from a single Miscanthus floridulus cultivar M001 chromosome 1, ASM1932011v1, whole genome shotgun sequence genomic window:
- the LOC136505149 gene encoding vicilin-like seed storage protein At2g18540, with amino-acid sequence MAVATTARSWLLLLLLAAVSAAAASSGKKHQHERWRVSGAVGGQVVEKERRRAVAESEAGSVTAVDVADAAGTAYRLHFITMDPGALFLPVQLHADMVFYVHSGRGKVTFIEEESSEQSSLEVERGVVYNFEQGSILYIQSYPNARRQRLRIYAIFTSEGINADDPSKPKVEAYSSVSNLVKGFETDVLRQGFGVKPEVVEAIKSEPTPPQIIAYNPEEKGDEKPSWTEDIVDALLGVGDPEEFLNKKKKKDKDKHKSKDKDKKSKSKAFNFYSGKPDVENCYGWSRTMTNKDLDALHGSNIGMFMVNLTTGSMMGPHWNPKATEIAIVTDGSGIVQTVCPSSTPSGGTRKGHHGHKRRGGPGGRGDEDEDEGGRSRWQCRNSVFRVKEGDVFVVPRFHPMAQTSFNNDSFVFVGFSTHMGQNHPQFLAGKGSVLQAIGKKVLSLALGQPNSTAVDKLLSAQRDSTIQSCISCAEELEEKAAKEEKKRREEEEEERRQREQKERKEREEKERKEREEKERKEREEEERREREKEREREEEEERKKREEEERREEEEERARKEQEKQRRREEEEKARREQEEEERARRKEEEREREEEERRREEEERGGGRGDEDEPEREEEGEGGDEPPYRLSKKLNKRYRAGMFRSG; translated from the exons ATGGCGGTGGCGACGACTGCTCGGTCGTggctcctgctgctgctcctggccGCCGTCTCGGCGGCCGCGGCGTCGTCCGGGAAGAAGCATCAGCACGAGAGATGGAGGGTGAGCGGCGCGGTGGGCGGCCAGGTGGTGGAGAAGGAGAGGCGGCGTGCGGTGGCGGAGAGCGAGGCCGGCTCGGTCACGGCCGTGGACGTCGCCGACGCGGCGGGCACGGCGTACCGGCTGcacttcatcaccatggaccCCGGGGCGCTGTTTCTGCCCGTGCAGCTGCATGCCGACATGGTGTTCTACGTTCACAGCG GTCGGGGTAAGGTGACTTTCATAGAAGAAGAGAGCAGCGAACAGAGTTCCCTTGAGGTGGAGCGAGGAGTCGTTTACAACTTTGAGCAGGGGAGCATCTTGTACATCCAGAGCTACCCCAACGCCAGGAGACAGCGTCTTCGGATCTATGCCATCTTCACCAGCGAAGGCATCAACGCCGATGATCCCTCG AAGCCCAAGGTGGAAGCTTATTCCAGCGTCAGTAATCTTGTCAAAGGGTTCGAGACTGATGTTCTTCGCCAAGGATTTGGG GTCAAACCAGAGGTGGTAGAAGCGATCAAATCTGAGCCGACCCCGCCACAAATTATAGCCTACAACCCAGAGGAGAAGGGGGACGAGAAACCCAGCTGGACTGAGGACATCGTTGACGCGCTCTTGGGAGTGGGCGATCCGGAGGAGTTcctgaacaagaagaagaagaaggacaaggacAAGCACAAGAGCAAGGACAAGgacaagaaatcgaagagcaaGGCGTTCAACTTCTACTCCGGCAAGCCAGACGTCGAGAACTGCTACGGGTGGAGCCGGACGATGACCAACAAGGACCTCGACGCCCTGCACGGATCCAACATTGGCATGTTCATGGTGAACCTGACCACG GGTTCGATGATGGGGCCTCACTGGAACCCCAAGGCGACGGAGATCGCCATCGTGACGGACGGCTCAGGGATCGTGCAGACGGTGTGCCCGAGCAGCACCCCGTCGGGCGGAACCAGGAAAGGGCACCACGGGCACAAGCGGCGCGGCGGGCCAGGAGGCCGTGGCGACGAGGACGAAGACGAAGGCGGCCGCTCGCGGTGGCAGTGCAGGAACTCGGTGTTCCGCGTGAAGGAAGGCGACGTCTTCGTGGTGCCGCGGTTCCACCCGATGGCGCAGACGTCGTTCAACAACGACTCGTTCGTGTTCGTCGGGTTCAGCACCCACATGGGGCAGAACCACCCGCAGTTCCTGGCCGGGAAGGGGTCCGTGCTGCAGGCCATCGGCAAGAAGGTGCTGTCGCTGGCGCTGGGGCAGCCCAACTCGACCGCCGTGGACAAGCTGCTGTCCGCGCAGCGCGACTCGACGATACAGTCGTGCATTTCGTGCGCCGAGGAGCTGGAGGAGAAGGCAGCGAAGGAGGAGAAGAAGcgacgggaggaggaggaggaagagaggagGCAACGGGAGCAAAAGGAGAGGAAGGAACGGGAGGAAAAGGAGAGGAAAGAacgggaggagaaggagaggaaggaacgggaggaagaagagaggagagagcgggagaaggagagggaacgggaggaggaggaggagaggaagaaacgggaggaagaagagcggagggaggaggaagaggagcgaGCCAGGAAGGAGCAGGAGAAGCAGCggaggagagaggaagaagagaaggcaaggagagagcaagaagaggaagagagggcgaggaggaaggaggaagaaagagaaagggAAGAGGAAGAACggcggagggaggaggaagaacgtGGAGGCGGACGTGGAGACGAAGACGAGCCAGAGAGGgaagaggagggagagggaggtgaCGAGCCGCCGTATCGCTTGTCCAAGAAACTGAACAAACGCTACCGTGCTGGTATGTTCAGGAGTGGCTGA
- the LOC136505139 gene encoding COP9 signalosome complex subunit 4-like: MDSSLASAAAIADQRQKIEQYRHILASVLSSSPPDISQAKRFLDHMVSDEVPLVVSRQLLQTFAQDLGKLESDAQKEVAHYALTQIQPRVVSFEEQVVVIREKLAELYESEQQWSKAAQMLSGIDLDSGIRMLDDTNKLSKCVQIARLYLEDDDAVNAEAFINKASFLVTSSHQEVLNLQYKVCYARILDLKRRFLEAALRYYDISQIEQRKIGDEEIDENALEQALSAAVTCTILAGAGPQRSRVLATLYKDERCSKLKIYPILQKVYLERILRKPEIDAFAEELRPHQKALLPDRSTVLDRAMIEHNLLSASKLYTNISFDELGTLLGIDPRKAEKIASRMIYEDRMRGSIDQVEAVIHFDDDTEELQQWDQQIAGLCQALNDILDSMSSKGIAIPV; this comes from the exons ATGGACAGTTCCCTCGCGAGCGCGGCGGCGATCGCCGACCAGCGCCAGAAGATAGAGCAGTACCGCCACATCCTCGCCTCCGTCCTCTCGTCTTCCCCACCAGACATCTCCCAGGCCAAGCGATTCCTCGACCACA TGGTGTCGGACGAGGTACCGCTCGTGGTGTCGCGGCAGTTGCTGCAGACGTTCGCGCAGGACCTGGGGAAGCTGGAGTCGGACGCGCAGAAGGAGGTCGCCCACTACGCGCTCACGCAGATCCAGCCGCGCGTGGTCTCCTTCGAGGAGCAG GTGGTAGTGATTAGAGAGAAGCTTGCAGAGCTGTATGAGTCTGAACAACAATGGTCAAAAGCAGCACAAATGCTAAGTGGGATTGACTTGGACTCAGGAATCAG gatgcttgatgacaCCAACAAATTATCCAAGTGTGTCCAGATTGCACGACTCTATTTAGAG GATGATGATGCAGTGAATGCCGAGGCTTTTATCAACAAGGCTTCATTTTTGGTCACCAGTAGCCACCAGGAAGTTCTAAACTTACAGTACAAG GTCTGTTATGCTAGAATTTTGGATCTGAAAAGAAGATTCCTGGAAGCTGCACTTCGATATTATGATATCTCTCAGATTGAACAACGCAAGATTGGAGATGA AGAGATTGATGAAAATGCACTGGAGCAAGCTCTTAGTGCTGCTGTAACATGCACAATATTGGCTGGTGCTGGTCCACAACGTTCCCGTGTTCTTGCTACTCTGTACAAG GATGAAAGATGCTCGAAGTTGAAGATATATCCAATACTGCAGAAG GTTTATCTTGAAAGGATTTTGAGGAAACCAGAAATTGATGCATTTGCAGAGGAGCTGAGGCCGCATCAA AAAGCTTTATTACCAGATAGGTCGACTGTGCTTGACCGAGCAATGATCGAGCATAATCTCCTTAGCGCCAGTAAACTTTACACAAATATCAG CTTTGATGAGCTTGGGACATTATTGGGGATTGATCCAAGGAAG GCTGAGAAGATAGCATCCCGGATGATTTATGAGGATAGAATGCGGGGTTCAATTGATCAG GTTGAGGCTGTGATACATTTTGATGATGACACCGAAGAGCTACAGCAATGGGATCAGCAG ATTGCTGGACTGTGCCAAGCCCTGAACGACATCCTTGACAGCATGTCAAGCAAGGGAATAGCTATTCCGGTGTGA